The nucleotide window CCGTCAGGCCCGCATCGTCGGCAACCTGGAATCGGCCGACCGCGAACGGGCGGCGGCGGAGGAACTGAAGCGCGAATACCAGGAACAACTGGCCCAGGCCAGGACCCAGGCCCAGGTGATTGTCGAGAAGGCCACCAAACTCGCCGAACAGGCGAAGGATGACATTCTCAAGGAAGCGCGGGCCGAGCACGCCCGCCTGTTGAAGGAAGCCCAGGAGGAGATCGCCCGCGAGCGCGAACGGGCCGTGGCCGAGCTCAGGAATGAGGTCGTGTCCTTGTCCATCGCCGCCGCCGGCAAGATCATCGGGCAGAACCTGGACGCCAACGCCAACGCCAAACTGGTCAGCGACTTCATCAATAATCTCGACGGACAGAAAATAGGTGGTGTCCAATGATTGCCAGCCAACTCGCCCTGAGGTACGCCGAGGCCCTGTACGAGATCGCGGCCGAGAAAGAGGCACTCGACGGCGTGGAGAAAGAACTGGGCATCGTGGAAGAGACGCTCGCCAAATTCGGCGAGCTGGCCACGCTT belongs to Sporomusaceae bacterium and includes:
- the atpF gene encoding F0F1 ATP synthase subunit B; the protein is MVELNATLIAQIINFLLLAYILKKFVFGKVLQAMSDRQARIVGNLESADRERAAAEELKREYQEQLAQARTQAQVIVEKATKLAEQAKDDILKEARAEHARLLKEAQEEIARERERAVAELRNEVVSLSIAAAGKIIGQNLDANANAKLVSDFINNLDGQKIGGVQ